A region of Siniperca chuatsi isolate FFG_IHB_CAS linkage group LG23, ASM2008510v1, whole genome shotgun sequence DNA encodes the following proteins:
- the gnsa gene encoding N-acetylglucosamine-6-sulfatase isoform X1: protein MKMGSNRSCSLTLLNYLLICVTLWSGVFAKSYRRPNIVLILTDDLDIAIGGLSPLSKTKKLIGDAGISFTNAFVASPLCCPSRASILTGKYPHNHHVINNTLEGNCSSKAWQKSQEAHTFPALLRTYGGYQTFFAGKYLNQYGHSEAGGVEHVPPGWNYWVGLEKNSKYYNYTLSVNGNAQKHGADYSKDYLTDVLANMSLDFLQYKSNYQPFFMMVSTPAPHSPWTAAPQYQDSFNNTKAPRDPNFNVHGKDKHWLIRQAKTPMTNSSVQFLDDAFRKRWRTLLSVDDLVEKIVKSLEVRGELDNTYIFFTSDNGYHTGQFSLPLDKRQLYEFDIRVPLMVRGPNIKPNQTSQMLVANVDLGPTMLDIAGYDVNKTQMDGMSFLPIMEGKMNSSSWRTDILVEYEGEGSNVSDPACPLLGPGVSECFPDCVCEDSYNNTYACVRTVAPSANLQYCEFDDNEVFVEVYNVTADPYQLTNIAKTIEQEVLEKMNHRLMMLQSCSGQSCRTPGVYDPRYKFDPRQMFTHHSWQISRLRQKMK from the exons ATGAAAATGGGCTCAAATCGCTCGTGTTCGCTTACTTTATTGAATTATCTCCTAATCTGCGTCACATTGTGGAGCGGCGTGTTTGCCAAATCATACCGGAGACCAAACATTGTTTTGATCCTCACAGACGACTTGGACATCGCTATAGGGGGTCTG AGTCCACTCAGCAAGACGAAAAAACTAATTGGTGATGCAGGGATATCATTCACAAACGCA TTTGTTGCCAGCCCGCTGTGCTGCCCCAGTCGAGCCAGCATCCTGACGGGGAAATATCCCCACAACCACCACGTCATCAACAACACGTTAGAGGGAAACTGCAGTAGCAAAGCCTGGCAGAAGAGTCAGGAAGCCCACACCTTCCCCGCCCTGCTGAGGACGTACGGCGGCTACCAGACCTTCTTCGCTGGGAAATATCTTAACCAG tatgGGCACTCGGAGGCTGGTGGAGTGGAACATGTTCCTCCAGGCTGGAACTACTGGGTCGGACTG gagaaaaactctaaatactacaacTACACTCTGTCAGTGAATGGAAACGCCCAGAAACATGGAGCCGACTACAGCAAAGACTACCTGACAGACGTCCTG gcCAACATGTCTCTGGACTTCCTCCAGTATAAATCCAACTACCAGCCGTTCTTCATGATGGTGTCCACCCCGGCCCCCCACTCCCCGTGGACTGCAGCTCCTCAGTACCAGGACAGCTTCAACAACACCAAGGCTCCCAGAGACCCCAACTTTAACGTCCACGGGAAG GACAAACACTGGTTGATCAGACAGGCTAAAACCCCCATGACCAATTCCTCTGTTCAGTTTCTGGATGATGCTTTCAGAAAACG GTGGCGAACTTTACTGTCAGTGGACGACCTGGTGGAGAAAATAGTGAAGAGCTTGGAGGTCAGAGGTGAACTGGACAATACCTACATCTTCTTTACCTCTGACAATGGGTACCACACAG gTCAGTTCTCTCTTCCTCTGGATAAGAGGCAGCTCTACGAGTTTGACATCAGAGTTCCTCTCATGGTCAGAGGACCAAATATCAAGCCCAACCAGACCAGccag ATGCTGGTGGCGAACGTCGACCTCGGCCCGACCATGCTGGACATCGCTGGCTACGACGTCAACAAGACGCAGATGGACGGCATGTCCTTCCTGCCCATTATG GAGGGGAAgatgaacagcagcagctggagaaCAGACATCCTGGTGGAGTATGAAGGAGAGGGAAGCAACGTGTCCGACCCCGCCTGCCCTCTGCTGGGACCAGGAGTGTCG GAGTGTTTcccagactgtgtgtgtgaggactcGTATAACAACACCTACGCGTGTGTGCGCACAGTCGCCCCCTCTGCCAACCTGCAGTACTGCGAGTTTGACGACAATGAG GTGTTTGTAGAAGTCTACAACGTGACAGCAGACCCCTACCAGCTGACCAACATCGCAAAGACCATCGAGCAGGAAGTCCTGGAGAAGATGAACCATCGGCTGATGATGCTGCAGTCCTGCTCCGGACAGTCGTGTCGGACACCCGGCGTATACGATCCAAG GTATAAATTTGACCCACGACAGATGTTTACCCACCACAGCTGGCAGATCAGCAGACTGAGACAGAAGATGAAATAA
- the gnsa gene encoding N-acetylglucosamine-6-sulfatase isoform X2, with the protein MKMGSNRSCSLTLLNYLLICVTLWSGVFAKSYRRPNIVLILTDDLDIAIGGLSPLSKTKKLIGDAGISFTNAFVASPLCCPSRASILTGKYPHNHHVINNTLEGNCSSKAWQKSQEAHTFPALLRTYGGYQTFFAGKYLNQYGHSEAGGVEHVPPGWNYWVGLEKNSKYYNYTLSVNGNAQKHGADYSKDYLTDVLANMSLDFLQYKSNYQPFFMMVSTPAPHSPWTAAPQYQDSFNNTKAPRDPNFNVHGKDKHWLIRQAKTPMTNSSVQFLDDAFRKRWRTLLSVDDLVEKIVKSLEVRGELDNTYIFFTSDNGYHTGQFSLPLDKRQLYEFDIRVPLMVRGPNIKPNQTSQMLVANVDLGPTMLDIAGYDVNKTQMDGMSFLPIMSQRTLHTPDWIIFKLAKHEISFINFPQLSPKSIHPSIHLLPLIRGRVAGAAV; encoded by the exons ATGAAAATGGGCTCAAATCGCTCGTGTTCGCTTACTTTATTGAATTATCTCCTAATCTGCGTCACATTGTGGAGCGGCGTGTTTGCCAAATCATACCGGAGACCAAACATTGTTTTGATCCTCACAGACGACTTGGACATCGCTATAGGGGGTCTG AGTCCACTCAGCAAGACGAAAAAACTAATTGGTGATGCAGGGATATCATTCACAAACGCA TTTGTTGCCAGCCCGCTGTGCTGCCCCAGTCGAGCCAGCATCCTGACGGGGAAATATCCCCACAACCACCACGTCATCAACAACACGTTAGAGGGAAACTGCAGTAGCAAAGCCTGGCAGAAGAGTCAGGAAGCCCACACCTTCCCCGCCCTGCTGAGGACGTACGGCGGCTACCAGACCTTCTTCGCTGGGAAATATCTTAACCAG tatgGGCACTCGGAGGCTGGTGGAGTGGAACATGTTCCTCCAGGCTGGAACTACTGGGTCGGACTG gagaaaaactctaaatactacaacTACACTCTGTCAGTGAATGGAAACGCCCAGAAACATGGAGCCGACTACAGCAAAGACTACCTGACAGACGTCCTG gcCAACATGTCTCTGGACTTCCTCCAGTATAAATCCAACTACCAGCCGTTCTTCATGATGGTGTCCACCCCGGCCCCCCACTCCCCGTGGACTGCAGCTCCTCAGTACCAGGACAGCTTCAACAACACCAAGGCTCCCAGAGACCCCAACTTTAACGTCCACGGGAAG GACAAACACTGGTTGATCAGACAGGCTAAAACCCCCATGACCAATTCCTCTGTTCAGTTTCTGGATGATGCTTTCAGAAAACG GTGGCGAACTTTACTGTCAGTGGACGACCTGGTGGAGAAAATAGTGAAGAGCTTGGAGGTCAGAGGTGAACTGGACAATACCTACATCTTCTTTACCTCTGACAATGGGTACCACACAG gTCAGTTCTCTCTTCCTCTGGATAAGAGGCAGCTCTACGAGTTTGACATCAGAGTTCCTCTCATGGTCAGAGGACCAAATATCAAGCCCAACCAGACCAGccag ATGCTGGTGGCGAACGTCGACCTCGGCCCGACCATGCTGGACATCGCTGGCTACGACGTCAACAAGACGCAGATGGACGGCATGTCCTTCCTGCCCATTATG TCACAAAGAACCCTTCATACTCCTGACTGGATCATTTTCAAACTGGCAAAACATGAAATCAGTTTCATAAACTTTCCTCAACTGTCCccaaaatccatccatccatccatccatcttcttccgcttatccggggccgggtcgcgggggcagcagtctaa